The Triticum aestivum cultivar Chinese Spring chromosome 4B, IWGSC CS RefSeq v2.1, whole genome shotgun sequence sequence TTTTCATGCACCCTGTAAAGTCCCAAAAATAAACTTTGCACGGCGTATACAGGGAATCTTACATCACATGAGAGCTACCAGTGCTGAAGAATTATTGGTGTCTGCTAGTCTGACAGGCCAGTTTGGTTACCTTTTTAGCGAAACGGCGGCGACGAAGCTCGGTTAAAGGTGGTCTTAATACCTAATACGTTCATGATTGTCTAAAAAAAACcctaatacgttcatgattcacggCTGGCAGGCAAGCAGAGGCGGCTATGGTAGCTCCTGGTGTCCTGGATGACCAACTTTGGCCATGCACGCATGACTTGATCAGAGATCTGCCAAGATCTATATATGACTTCAGGGCATGAAGTCTGTTCTTGAATTCACATTGTTTTGCTGACCAGCTACAGCGAGAGGATGATTTGCTTTGTTTTTTACTGCATGGAAGGTGAAATTAATAATGCTTGTAACTCTTTTTTTTTTGGGAGGGAAATAATGCTTGTAACTCTGTTGGAATGCAAGGTATCCTCCTGTTCTGTTGTTTGAAGTAGTCTTTAGCGGTGGCTCTGCTTAACTAATTGACGAGTTACTGCTAGCTTGCAATGCACATGCTGGTATGAAACTGCTAGTATATAGCTAACGAAATTAACATACATAGTAACAAGCACATGATCGAATTTCTGTTTAAAAACATACCTTTTTTTTAGTTTTCTCAGACCACCATTGTAGTAGCTACGAACTTCGCCGTGGCCACCATCCAAGCATGCTTATATGGGTCTTTGTTCTACTCATACCAATGCCTTTTCACATACAATTGAATCCATGCATATTGATGCATCTAACtaattcatactccctccgttcctaaatataagtctttttagacatttcaaatggactacaacatacagatgtatatagacatattttagagtgtagattcactcattttgctccgtatgtagtcacttgttacaatctctaaaaagacttacatttggaaacggagggagtacatgtcaaTACATCAGCGATATGCTATGCGGACGATAGTCGTCTTGTGTCACTTTTGTTTATCTTAGGATATGTAATGGAGATCATATTGTTcattttcctccacgatcagatcaaaTTTCACCTATTTACTCCACTAAGTTTTGGCCGGACCTAGCCGCCCCCATATATATAACAGAGTAAACTTAAATTTGGCTCATACATTTCGTCGAATACTTGCTATGCACCTCCGCAGCGAGTGGCAACCATGGTGACCATGCCGGCGGCAAGCAGCAGCAACAGAGGCACGCAACTGGGAGGAGCAGCAGTAGCATGCACCGACGACAGCGAGCAGCAGCAGCACGCAGCGGCGAGCAATAGCAGCACGCACCGGCggtggagcagcagcagtagcagcacacagcggggaggagcagcagcaagcagcaggcACCGTTGGCAGGCAACAGCAACACACACCGGTGGCGGCGAGTAGCAGCAACACACAACGGGGAGGAGTAGCAACAACAGTAGCACACACCAATGACGGCGAGCGGCAGCAGCAAAACCAcaaaccggcggcggcgagcagcagcgacatgcaacaacaacaacatttAGTGGTCGTACCAGTAGTAGTACGGGCAGGGGTCGCCGGTGAGGTCACCGGCGAGGCAAGAGGTCACCGGCGAGGCAATGGGAGCTTCACGTGAGTCGCCGGCCGGCGACGAGGATGACTTTGCGTGAAGAAAAATTATACCCGGCCGCCTCAGACGGAGTAAATATAGGAAGAAAGTTAGTGACAGAGCAAAAATTATAGTCTCTTACAGCGGATTGAGGATCGGCTAGGTGCTCTAACTGGTTATAAGGGATGAGTTAGATATGCCCTTAGCTATTCATGGAACCCATGAAAATTAATTTGATGAGCTTGCTATTAGGACATGACCAATGCATAGCCTCATGGTGATGCCCCGTGTGCCATATAAGATCGGATGTCAGGGGAAGTAGATTCGGATAGGAAAGTGGGATCCTCTATAAGAGGCGGGTGCTTGGGAAGAAAAAGTATGATCCGATGTAAAAAACTGGAAAGTTAAAGTAAAGAGTATAGATCCATATGTATTAAAGTTTCTATTATCTATTTGTTGATAAGGCCCACTAGCAATAGTTTGCgttggagagaaaaaaaatcaatgtAGTTACTTGAAACTACTTTTCTCATGgggcatatgtatccatatgccatCATTGTACATGACATTAATTAGCCAATGGCACAAGGGATGATGTCATCGCGTGCCAAATGGTATACTTTCTTAGGATTGGGTTCAATGGCGAAACCATACATTGCATTTATGATGATTAATATGATATACTCCATACAATAGGTAGATACAAAAAATCTTTTGCATTGATGAATGGCAACCGGTCCCAAAGGCACGCAAACTTTGCTTGTGTCCGACTGGCGCCATGGGTCAGGAAGCAAGCGCGCGAGAGAGTCCAAGACTCCAAGAACAACCCCAAACAAGACACAGCTGCTACTGTACTGTAAATGTAAGAAAAAAGAAGAATTAATTAGCACTGCTTGACCATGCAGCCGGCCGGGGTAAAAAATGCCGAAACGCCGGTCCGGGGGAGGGCGGACCGGAGTCTGTACGGCCCGTTTCCAGTAAAAAAAAAGGAAGGCGGAGGAAAAACCTAAAGAAATCGCATCGTCTTTGTCCTGTGGCGGCACTGACGGCGTCGACCGCGCCGTCGCCCTCCTTCCCCAGGGTCGGGGTCCCCCTTCCCTTCCCCcactcgctcgcctcgcctcgcctcgcctcgccagctACGTCCTATAAATATCACCGCCTGCCCGCTCATCGGACCAAGCCATCCACCATCCCCGCGCATTCGCCTCGCCGACCgcctccacctctctctctctctctcccggtcGACGTCCAAGGGGCCCGGTAAGTGCCCGTGGTCGCTCTTGTTCTTCCCTCCTTAACCTTAAGGCTCCGCCATGGTTCTTCTGTCTTTAATCCGTCCTCCGCGGAGACCCTTAGAAAGACGCGGATTCGCTGCTGGGATTCAGGGACGGATTGGGGGGCCGATTGTGTAGTAGTATATCGTCCATTCATTGTGTGTGTCGCGCTGCTGCCAACCAGTTTCCTTATCGTCGTCATATCGGTTACCGCTATGTACTTCTTGCCTTATTATTGCAGCAACATTTATTTACTCCCCAAATTCATGCCCTTGAATCCCGCCGAAACTTCCGTGTCACACGAATTCCTTCCAAAATTAGTACTACTTCCACTGCAGCGCCCTTAAATGCCTGGTCTCGTCTGGTCTGTGAGCAACAAGCAGCTGCAGTAGATGACACAGTTTCGGCTTTGTTTTTTGCAGGAGTGATTCAGAATCTTGGTTCATAGCAGAGGTTCGGAACCGAGCCGGCGGTGGTACTACTAGTGCTGCTGCTCCATGGCTGATGGCaagtgcggcgaggcggaggtggaggtcgcCCAGCCGCTGGGGCGGTGGCCCGTGCTGTCCTACGGCGTCGGCCACATGCTCAACGACATCACCTCCGCCTGCTGGTTCAcctacctcctcctcttcctgCAAGAGATCGGCCTCGCTCCAAGGTTAGTAATGCTGTAGTAACCAGTGCAGCCATTTTCATCAGCACAAATATCTTCTGAACCTGACCTCATCGTTCATGCCTTGCAGGGATGCAGCTATCGTGATGCTCTCAGGCCAGGTTGCGGATGGGCTGATGACCATCGTCGCCGGGGAGATGGTACTAAAAATCAATCTAACTCGATCGAAACTTCGTGTTCTTGCCGCTCGAGAGTGAGAATCATGAACAATGTGTGTTGTTTGATCATCCCGCAGATCGACCGGTTCGGGCGTTTCAAGCTGTGGCACATCGGGGGGTCGGTCCTCGTCGGCATCTCCTTCTCCTCGGTCTTCGGCGGGTGCCTGCTCTGCACCATCCTCGGCACCGACTCCTACCTCGTCAGGACCGTCGGCTACAGCTTCTTCGCCGCCGTCTTCAACATCGGGTGGGCGGCCACGCAGGTCTCCCACATGTGAGCAGACGTCCTTGCTTTGCCTCCTTCAAACTTTGACTGATGAACATTTTGCAACCTGACACCGTGTTTTGAGCCCTGATATTCGGTTGCGTTCCCAATCCTTCCCTTCAGGTCGATGGTGAACTGCATGACATCCAACCCCACGAGCCGGGTGGCCTTGGCCAGCTGCAGAAACGCTTCCCCCATGGTGAGTCCTACGACCATGCACGCACGGCCATCTTTCTTGACCGGTTTACTTCCTCTTTGCTTCACGCCACTGCTTCATCTCGTGCCAACATGCTTGCCTCCTCTATGAGCTCTATTATATACCTGTCACAACGTGACCTTGAGACAAAAAGATGCTGACCACGAGTGAGTGTGACAAATTACAGGTGGCTAATCTTGGTCTATATGGCATCGCGTTGGCTGTGTTTGGAATAGTGAAGGCAAAGACATGTGCAGACATTGTTGTTCAGGTAACCTTGTCCAAATCAGCTTTGAGTTCTAATATAACAGTAGCTTGTGAGCAAACGATTCACCGTGATTTTATCTTCGCCCGCAGTACAAGTGGATCGCGTACGTGTCCATCTTCGTGGGGTGCTGCTTCCTGGTGCTGTTCCACGCTGGAACAGAAGAGCCCACGTATGTTGCTGGGACAGAAAAAATTGCAGTTCAGAATGTACAGATAAACAGTGTTTTCTGAAAGAAAAGTCTTCTTGTGTGGTGTTGCAGCCTGAAGTGCGAGCCTAACTGCAAGAAACGGGCTCGGATCGCGTGGAGCTACTGGTTCAAGAAGACCCTCTACTACCAAGTCGCTCTCCTCTACATGCTTGCCAGATTGATCACCAACGTCTCCCAGGTTAGCACTAGGCTAGATGTTCTTAGTGAAGATCATTTCTTGTGGAATTTGATTTCTCGAAATACCGAAGATTTGCTTCGGTATCATGGTGATGAACTTGGATCGTGAAGAATATTTTCTGCTGTTTTCAGTCTCTCATCGCGTTCTACGTCACCAGAGATCTGAAGATGAACGAATACTCCAAAGCCACCGTAAGTTCTTCAGTTCATCGGCTACAGCTTCTGCGTTGCCTCACAGGCGCCACGAATTACTGTGATCTTCTTGGTTCAAACGTCTGATCTTGGACGCGTTTCTGCAGATTCCGGCCATCATATTCTGCTGCAGCTTCTTGGTGTCCGTGGTGCTCCAGGAGATGAGGTGGAACAGCCGGCGGCTCAAGTCGCTGCTGACGATCGGGGCGACGCTGTGGGTGATCTCCGGCGCGGCGGTGTTCCTCCTCCCGAGCCAGATGCACAACCTCATGTACCCGCTGGCCGTGGTCATCGGCGCCGCCAACGCGCTGGTCATGGTGACCACCATCGGGCTGGAGAGCGCGCTGGTCGGCGAGGACCTCAACGGCTGCGCCTTCGTCTACGGCTCCCTCAGCTTCCTCGACAAGATGTCCTGCGGCCTCGCGCTCTTCGTGCTCGAGTCCTACGACGTCGCCTCCAGCTGCGGCGAGGCCCGCGGGCTCAACACCGTCAGCAGGTACGGCACCGGGCTCATCCCGGCCTGCTTCGCCGTGCTCGCCATCGTCGTCGCCTCCACCCTCAGGCTGCAGGACGACGACGTTGCCCGTGCCGACCGCAGGGCCAgggcttccgccgccgccgctctggAAGCTCCGCTCCTCGTCTGAATCAGTTCCCGCGCTCTGTTCGTATGTGGGAAAGAATTGGGGAAATGCAAATCCTTTTTCAATTAGATTTGAAAAGGAAGGTAAGATAAGATGTACTATCATCGTCGACATGCAGCTCTATCCAATTAGATTTGGGAAGATGCTCGTCTGCACTAGTCGTCCTGTTGTTCATCAGTCACAGCTCCAATTTTGAGTAAAAGATTCAGGCGCACAATAAAATTTAGAAGTACCAAATTTGTAAAAAGATTCAGGACTAACAATTTTTTCAAAAGGAACTTGTTTGATCGTGAAGGGTTCTCTACAGATGATCACATTATTATACAAAAAGAAACAGCATAAGAAAAACTAGCGCGAACACTGAAAACATTCATGGAAGAAGAGCCATGGCAAGAAATGCGGAACGATGGTGCTCATTCACAGCTCGTCGTCCTTGCGGTGCTTCTTCGCCTTGCCGTCGGCTGCCGCGCCGGTCACTTTGTCCTTCACCTCCCCGACCTTCTCCTTTACCTTCTCGTACCCCTGGTTGGCCTTCCCCTTGGCCGCCTCCGCTGTCTCCCAGGCCGTGTCCTTGGCCGCCTCCGCCGTCCCCCACGCGACGTCCTTAGCCGACGCCGTCTTCTCCAACGTGGCGTCCTTGGCCGCCCCTGCCTTCTGCCCGACAGTGCCCTTGGCCGCCTCAGCGTTCTTCCACGCGGCGTCCTTGGCGGCCGCAGCCTTCTCCGCGGCGGCGTCCTTGACGTTCGCGGCCTTCTCCGAGGCGGCGTCGTTGTATTGCTTCAGCTTCTCCTGCGCCTGCCATGTGGCGTCTTTGGTAGACTCCGTCTTCTCCCAGGCCGCATCCTTCGTGGCGCGGGCCTTCTCTGCGGCGGCGTCCTTCGCTGCCGCTGCCTTCTCCGCGGCCGTCTgcgtggcgccggcggcggcgtccTTGGCTGCTGCTGCCTTCTCCGCGGCTGTCTGCTTGGCGGCCCCGGCCTTCTCCGCGGCGGCGTCCTTCGCTGCCGCTGCCTTCTCCGCTGCCGTCTGCGTGGCGCCGCCGGCGGCATCCTTGGCTGCGGCTGCCTTCTCCGCGGCCGTCTGCGTGGCGTCTCCGGCCTTCTCCGCGGCGGCGTCCTTGGCTGCTGCTGCCTTCTGCGCTGCCGTCTGCGTGGCGCCGCCTGCTTTCTCCGCCGCGGTGTCCTTGGCTGCTGCTGCCTTCTCCGCAGCCGTGTCCTTGGCGGCGCCGGCCTTCTCGGCGGCCGCGTCCTTTGTTTGCTTCAGCGTCTCGTACCCCTGTCCGGCCTTCTCCTTGGCCGTCTCCTCCACCTTGGCCTTGCCCTGCTTCGACCGCTCGTGCGTCTCGGCGCCCGTCTTGGCGGCCGCCTCCGCGGTCTCCTTAGTCTTGTGCTTAGCCTGCTCCGCCTTCTTGGACGCCTGGCCGGCCGTGCCCTTCACCGTCTCCGCCGTCTTGTCCTTGGCCTGCCCCGCCTTGTTGGCCGCCCCGgtcgccgcctgctccgccgcctccttGGCGTCCGAAGCCTTGCTGCTCGCCTGCCTCCCCGTCTCTGCACACACAAATCAGTGTCAGTCTGTCAGACTCGTGTCTCGAACACCAAGAAATGAGAAGTTCGACACCGCGGCGTGCGCGTGAGCACACAACGGGCACGTACCGGAGGCGGTGTGCTGGACGGTCTCGCGGGCGGACTTGACGGTGTGCCCGGCCTTGcgcgcggcctcctcctcgtcggcgtgGTGCTTGAGCTTGAGCCCCTCGGAGATCTTGTCGAGGCCGAGGCCCTCGGAGATCTTGTCCTTGGCCCACCCCGTCCACGACTCTTCCTCCTTGCCCGGCGCCACCTCCGCGCCGCCCGGCGTCGTCTTGgccgtggccgcctcagctgcttcccGCGTCGTCTTGGCGGACGCGGACGCCGCCAGCGCGAGCAGCACCAGCAGCGCCGTCGCCGCGAGCCTCTTCGACAACGCCATTGATTGGAACGTCCCGAGCTAGAACCTAGTGTGATCAGCTGCTTGTGTGATTTGCGCGCTCTGAATGGAGGATTGGGAAGGAATCAGTAGGAGTGATCGGGTTTGGGTTTTGTGGCGCGGGGTTTTATGGGGCGGGAGTGGGCGGACGCGTGGAGGGGTTGGTGCGAGCGAGGCGGGTGGCGCGGCGACGGGTGTCCGGGTGAGGTGGCCACGTAGCCGATACACGTCGTCTGGTCGGCACGCACGCAGGCATCGGCGGAGGTGAAGGTGATGGCTCTGGATGACAAGCTGGTTCTAGTCGCTTCGGCGCCTTCTTTTGAGTACGTCGAGTGTGTACGGAGACGACGGAGCGTTGCGCGGGGAGGGGCGGCCACTGGAAATGGTTTTGTGATTTGAGAAGCAAAGTGGGCCACTGGAAATGGTTTTGTGATTGTGAAGCAAAGTGGGCTTTCGATCCTCTCTTGAGCAGTCGACCACACCGGCTCAGCAGCACGCATGACTAAGCTCAACTTCGTAATGGAAAAGTTGAGTTTTCTCCTCTTCTAAACTTTAAACAACTACTACTCTTTTGGGGGAGAAATTTTAAACAACTGCAATCTCCGTCCCGTTTTGTTTGACTTCAAAATTTTGGGTTACATGCCACAAAAAGTACATCGTTAGATTCATATTcaagatgtactccctctgtaaactaatataagagcgtttagatcactattttagtgttttaaatgctcttatattagtttacggagggagtatatcattaTATTTGTGTTCTTTTTTTTACGGAGGGTAATGGGAGTTTTATTGCAAGATCATAGAGTTACAGTCAAGAGGCCACAAGTCCTCAATACAAGATGGAACCGAGCCGAGCCACACAGCAGTAGCTCGCTCAGACCGGCTATAATTGGCCAACCGGTCGGCAACTCTATTTTGAGTACGACTAATTACCTGAGAAAAAAACTTCCTACTACCAAAAAGATCCTTAATCTCAAGAACTAACTGACCATACGACGAGCGAACCAAGGCTTCATTTGACAGACTTGACAAAGCCTGTGACGAATCCGATTGAAGTACCACCGGGAGGTTAGAGTGTTGGATCGCCAGCGCCATGCCTTGCATGATCGCATGCAGTTCTGCTTTCAACGGATCATTGCAGTGAAATATGAACCAATATGCTGCAAATATAATAGACCCATCATTGTTCCTCAATTAGGACCATGCCAGCTGCCGCAGACCCGTCGGCCTCCTGAAAGGAGCCATCGACCGAGAGGGCCATCGTGCCCAATGCAGGGGTCGACCAAGGGCAGTAGGATTCAGCTTCTTCTCTGAAGGCATGTCGAAAGACAAGGGGGACATCTTTCCTTAAAAATTTCTTCTTCTGAATACCTTCCAGCAAGCTTGATAGACTTGAGGTAACTATCTAGGAACTCGACCGTGGCGAGTACAGGTGGGGTGTCCTTCCCATGGGCCATCTCGTTGCGCAACTGCCAAATCCGCCATGATAACATGATGAGCATATCCCGAACTTCTTCAGAGCACTTGTTGAGCAAGTGCAAGAACCACTCCTTTCCATTATCAATGAGACAATCATCACCTGGGAGTGGCCATCTCCTTCGCATATTTACCCAAAGAATTCGTGCGTGCGTGCAGGAGATCAACGCATGAAATGTGCTTTCCTCTTCCACTCTGCACAGTGGGCACGTTGAGCGTGTAGAAAGGTGCCTGATCCTCTTGTATTGTTGAGTGGCTAGCGTCCTAGTCACCACCTTCCAAGCGTCGATCTTCATTTTCTGAGGAGCTGTTGACTTCCAAACACGATTCCACAATGTAAGATTATCATCCGGGTTTGTTCTTGACGCACCTGTAGCGTAGATCATGTGGTGCTCTTGAGTAGCTAGCTTGTAAGCGCTTTTCACCATAAGCATACCACACTTCTCTGAGAACCAAGATAGAAAATCAGCACACTGTCGAGGTGAGGTTTTTATTCTTAGGATTTGATCAACGTCCATTTGCCAGAATGCTCCTCTCAAgcggtccacttgccatgcaccatTGGCATCCAGAAATTTGATACTTGGTTAAAACGACGTGAACCCTTTGGAGAGATTGGCCGGAAGGAGCAGGGCCGCGGGATCCAAGGGTCCCACCATGTACGGATTGATGTACCATTACCCACGTGCCATATAACccccttcttcaacagctccagtcCATGAAAAATCCCCTTCCAAACTGCGGAGCCATTGCCAGGGAAGACCGTATCAAGCAAGTGACCTGAGGGATAGTACTTTGCTTTCAGTAAATGAGCACATAAGCTGTCCGGCGTGTCAAATAATCTCCAGGCCTATTTGGCCAACAATACTTGGTTGAAGGCCCTCATATCCCTAAAACCCATACCCCCATGGATTTAGACAGTCTCAGCTTGTCCGAACTCATCCACCAATACTGACGTATCATACGCGTTAGCTCATCATAGACTGAGGCTGGGAGTTTAAACACACTCATGCCATAAGCTGGAATATCCTAAGCAACTGATTTGATAAAAATCTCCTTTACACCTGATGAAGTGTATTGCTCACTCCAATCTATGAGTTTCTTTCTTAAGCGCTCCTGGATTATTTCAAAATTACCTTTATGAATTCTCCCTTCGAGGACCGGGAGGCCCAAATATTTGGGCTAAAAAACCCCCTGGGCAATCTCCAATATGCCATTTACCTCTTGAATAACACTTTGTAAGCAGTTATCTGAGAAAAGGATGGAGCACTTCGACGGGTTAATCAATTGGCCAGTCGCCATCGCATAAGTGTACACCAAACCTTTAACGAATTCTGCTTGTTGTGCCGACGCATGAAAAAACAAGAGTGAACATCCACAAACAAAAGATGAGATATTTCAGGAGCAGTTCTGCATATTTTCACCCCTTTGAGTCCTTCCTCCCGCATAGCCTTATTAACCAAAGACGAAAGGGCAACAACTACGAAGAGGAAAAGAAAGGGGGATAACGGATCACCTTGACAGAGCCCCCTGGAAGGGGAGAAGGGGTCCAACAATTTCCCATTAAACTTTACTGAATATTTCACCGAAGTAACACAAGCCATCATGCGAGAAATCCAATGCTGAGAGAAGCCCCATTTGACCAGTGCCCTCTCCAAGAAATCCCAATCAACACGATCATAGGCCTTTGATAAATTCAAATTGTAGGCACATAAAGCTGGTGAGTTACTCTTGATTGACTGAATATGGTGAATACATTCGAATGCAATGATAGAGTTGTCAGATATAAGCCTTCCTGGAATGAAAGCACTCTGGTTTTCAGATATAAGATCTGTGAGGAAAGGTCATAACCTGTTCACCATACATTTTGAAACAATTTTATACACCACATTACACAAGCTAATTGGGCAGAAATCCTTAAGCTCCTTTGGGTTAGGAACTTTTGGAATAAGCACAATTGCCGTGTCACTGACACCATCCGGCATAATCCCCGTGATAAAAAAAATCCTGAACTACAACAATGATTTCTTCCTTGAAAACCAACCAATTCCGCTGATAAAACCGGGTCGGAAAGCCATCACAACCCGGGGCCTTCAAGGGGCCAATCTGAAATAGGGCATTAGAGACCTCCTCCTCTATATAAGGCTTGCACAGAGTCTCGTTCATCGCCGCTGTAACTCGCAGCGCGATACAGTCAAGGACCTCACCCGAGGCGAGTGTTGGATCCTTAGTAAAGATCTCCTTAAAATACGAGTTTGCCATCCTCTCCATGTCAGGTGGAACATTACACCACGAACGGTCCTCCTTCAACAGACATTGAATGTGGTTCCTACGAGCACGCCAGACTGCCCACCGGTCCAAATAATTGGTGTTTCGCCCCCCTCCTTTAACCAAGATATATGGGAGCGTTGGAGCCATAGCATTTCTACTCGGTACAACAACTCGTCAAGTTGATACATTTTATTTCGAATTTGTGCATGGTCTGAACCCGCCAACTGAAGCTCGGTGAGCTGTGTAAGAAGTGTCTCGATCTCTTTCAGAACATTCCCAAATATCACACTACTCCATTGTTTTAGTTCTTTCATCACCTCACTTAGGGAGGTGGAAACCGAGCTTAGCTTTCCATTAGGGTGGTGCCTTGTCCATGTGCCGGCAATAACATCGGGGAGTGCTAGGTCACATTCCCACATAATTTCATACCGTGAAACGGAGGCCCGACGCTGCTGCACTTGTACTCCCTCTAGCTTAACCAAGAGGGGGCTATGAGCTGAACAAGAGGTTGCTAGATGCAACACCTTCACGGACGGGAAGATATCACGTCAAGCTTCATCCACACACGCCCGATCCAGACGGACCTAGACATTGCGGGAGCCATCCTGACCATTATTGTATGTGTATGGTAAACCACAGAAACCAAGATCCTCAAGCCCACACATCAAAAGGCAGTCTCTGAAGGCCGACATTTGATTCTCGGAAGCAAAGTCATTGAGACGTGCTCATGCTGCCATAATGCCTCATTGTAATCGCCACAGACAAACCATGGTTCTTGTGAAACAGCACGGAGTTGACATAAGTGATCCCACATGCCCTGTCTATTTTCCACTCTAGGCTCTCCATAAACAAAAGTACCTATCCAAGACGTACCGGATCCCACATCCATAATTCTAACATCAATGAAATGATTGGAAGCTTCGAGTACTGTTACAGATAAAGACTCATCCCAGAACAAGGCCAAGCCACCACTTCTACCATCACTACTCACGCCATGGAATCCTTTTAGACCAAGTCTCCATCTCTGTTTTTCAACTTTCCTTGCATCTTGTCTAGTCTCGGAAAGAAAGACTAGCTTGGGGTTATTGGCTTTTGAGAGGGCCAAAACCTCATGAGCTGTCCGGCAGTCCCCTCGGTTGTTCCATGACACTATATTCATTGCGTCTGACGATCCTCCTTGGAGGAGGCTTCCAATATCTCATTCATATAGGTATCCTTTGAGAGCTTCAAATGTTTGCTGCTTGAGCTGCTACTCATGGGCGAGTTATTCTCCCCCAAATCCCTATGGCCGCCATCAGTGATAGCAAGCATGGGTGTCGGTGTACCTGAGGCGACGACTATTCCACCCCCAGCTAAATCCATGTTTAACCTCTTCCTCACCTCCTTGTCCACCTCCATCTCGCCCCCAAGTTGCTTCACCGGGCTAGAAGCCGTGTCTAGAATCTCAGGGTCGATCTTTTCTTGTCCAGGATCAACCAGGGCTACTGGGCTTCTAGCTCCTCCCGAAGGGCGAGGGGCCGCTGCCTTGAAAGGATTAGCTTCTGGCCGTGGCCGATTAGGAGCATCGGTGTACAGCCAATCCCCGTATTCCAGCTTCTTCTTGTCATGTATGCCCATCCCACATTCTTTATGCTCATGGCCAACAAGGCCGCACACTTTGCAAAACCTAGCCAACTTCTCATAGCGAACTAGGTAAACTTGTCGTTCCTTCGCACGGACAATACTTACAAATTTTGTAAGAGGCTATTAGGTATCATGATTCACCCTCACCCTGACATAATCACCACAGATATTGACATTCAAATGCATCTCGATGATCTCTCCAGCACCCTTCAAGAGTTTCTCCACAATATTCTTCTCGCAATAAGGATCCGACAACTTGTGGATTTGAAGCTAAATTGGCATATGGATGAACACAATGTCCTcgtccctactgaaaccatcatatGGGCACAAAAGCACCGCCCAGTTGCGGAATAGCCATGGACCTTGCATCATGATGCATTCACAATCCCCCAAGCATGAAGCTTGGATGACAAATCTATTAGGGCCAACTGGTCGAAACCTCACACCCTGCGCTGGATTCCAGGCCACCCTCATATCCTTGTAGAAACCAGATTGACTGGAGTTTTTGTcggtatgaaccctagctagggcAAGCCACCGAACAATTTCATTAATCCCGGGATCATCCTCATCAATCTCTACATCCTGAAATTCCTCATAGTTAAGATCTAACTGGTCAAAGAAGTTCTCCAGATCGGGTTTTACAGCCGCCTTGTTGCCGCCGCTCGTAGCAGAGTTGCCATCCGAGGGGGCCGCCATCGACCCATGGTTGGGGAAGACTGTCAGAG is a genomic window containing:
- the LOC123093288 gene encoding major facilitator superfamily domain-containing protein 12 → MADGKCGEAEVEVAQPLGRWPVLSYGVGHMLNDITSACWFTYLLLFLQEIGLAPRDAAIVMLSGQVADGLMTIVAGEMIDRFGRFKLWHIGGSVLVGISFSSVFGGCLLCTILGTDSYLVRTVGYSFFAAVFNIGWAATQVSHMSMVNCMTSNPTSRVALASCRNASPMVANLGLYGIALAVFGIVKAKTCADIVVQYKWIAYVSIFVGCCFLVLFHAGTEEPTLKCEPNCKKRARIAWSYWFKKTLYYQVALLYMLARLITNVSQSLIAFYVTRDLKMNEYSKATIPAIIFCCSFLVSVVLQEMRWNSRRLKSLLTIGATLWVISGAAVFLLPSQMHNLMYPLAVVIGAANALVMVTTIGLESALVGEDLNGCAFVYGSLSFLDKMSCGLALFVLESYDVASSCGEARGLNTVSRYGTGLIPACFAVLAIVVASTLRLQDDDVARADRRARASAAAALEAPLLV
- the LOC123093287 gene encoding embryonic protein DC-8, whose translation is MALSKRLAATALLVLLALAASASAKTTREAAEAATAKTTPGGAEVAPGKEEESWTGWAKDKISEGLGLDKISEGLKLKHHADEEEAARKAGHTVKSARETVQHTASETGRQASSKASDAKEAAEQAATGAANKAGQAKDKTAETVKGTAGQASKKAEQAKHKTKETAEAAAKTGAETHERSKQGKAKVEETAKEKAGQGYETLKQTKDAAAEKAGAAKDTAAEKAAAAKDTAAEKAGGATQTAAQKAAAAKDAAAEKAGDATQTAAEKAAAAKDAAGGATQTAAEKAAAAKDAAAEKAGAAKQTAAEKAAAAKDAAAGATQTAAEKAAAAKDAAAEKARATKDAAWEKTESTKDATWQAQEKLKQYNDAASEKAANVKDAAAEKAAAAKDAAWKNAEAAKGTVGQKAGAAKDATLEKTASAKDVAWGTAEAAKDTAWETAEAAKGKANQGYEKVKEKVGEVKDKVTGAAADGKAKKHRKDDEL